In Sebastes fasciatus isolate fSebFas1 chromosome 15, fSebFas1.pri, whole genome shotgun sequence, a genomic segment contains:
- the spdya gene encoding speedy protein A, with translation MMKHTRSWCQANLTPSIPVGGVKPSNSHSLQIRRALLLKRANGQDAQGPPGKSQPSQRTNDIYGAKVTMSPTIVIQRQEMASFFRLFDDDVIHDFLWMDCCCKMTDKYLLAMTFVYFKRACFTIPEYTRKNFFIALYLANTMEEDEEESKYEIFPWALGKNWRKQFPRFLKQRDKLWARVEYRAAVSRRCCEEVMAIVSSHSVWQRERSEHHSGAQRQYEYRDHTRIPRGPSASPVSCALCNRGAGVDRGQGSSSPSRGSSAQTPNPAFPHPFTSTLSLEVTPPRAAASRRKAAETKIQAQHSFCCCAEEVPKNKSSCRSTYDTSMDWISEE, from the exons ATGATGAAGCACACACGCAGTTGGTGCCAGGCTAATTTAACTCCCTCAATACCTGTTGGCGGAGTCAAACCCAGCAACTCACACTCCCTCCAAATCAGAAGAGCTCTCCTGCTCAAAAGAGCCAACGGCCAAGACGCCCAGGGCCCACCAGGGAAGAGCCAGCCGAGCCAGCGTACGAATGACATCTATGGTGCCAAAGTGACCATGTCCCCAACGATTGTCATCCAGCGGCAGGAAATGGCATCGTTCTTCAGACTTTTTG ATGATGATGTGATCCATGACTTTCTGTGGATGGACTGTTGCTGTAAAATGACTGACAAG TACCTTCTAGCCATGACCTTTGTGTACTTCAAAAGGGCGTGCTTCACTATTCCTGAATACACCAGGAAGAATTTTTTCATTGCACT GTATCTCGCCAACACcatggaggaggatgaggaggagagtaaGTACGAGATATTTCCGTGGGCCCTGGGCAAGAACTGGAGGAAGCAGTTTCCCCGCTTCCTCAAGCAGCGAGACAAGCTGTGGGCACGCGTCGAGTACAGAGCTGCCGTCAGCAGGCGCTGCTGCGAAGAG GTGATGGCCATCGTGTCCTCTCACTCCGTGTGGCAGCGAGAGCGTTCGGAACACCACAGCGGCGCCCAGCGGCAGTACGAGTACCGAGACCACACTCGTATTCCCCGCGGGCCCTCGGCCTCCCCCGTCTCCTGTGCCCTCTGTAACCGTGGCGCCGGGGTAGATCGAGGCCAGggctcctcttctccctccagAGGCTCTTCTGCGCAGACCCCAAACCCTGCCTTTCCTCACCCATTCACCTCCACACTGAGTTTGGAGGTCACCCCACCCAGGGCCGCAGCCTCCCGCAGGAAGGCGGCAGAGACGAAAATCCAGGCACAACattccttctgctgctgtgccGAGGAGGTTCCCA AGAACAAGTCTTCCTGCAGGTCCACATATGACACCTCCATGGACTGGATCAGCGAGGAGTAG
- the pcare1 gene encoding photoreceptor cilium actin regulator, whose translation MGCSPSKGNQFGILGPNRKGRMLPPAPPESPRDPHEDGENHNSTGSTDGDTKERKAATQTQVLQKETHMTPQKKRSVTELVPDAVNVDKPGSQGMDNNTVSQRKDKNVDKQDVTEKKPGRKQKKNTRGIKGLKKKDKDKEKPPEQKVDFPEPLVKAHQAAYAFLNPSINKYDVLLGLLEQATQTQVSVQTMVAFMALRYEEIIQGLEEMADEGEKVLKENGEHLAWPSQMKNLSSSPPLKSGSANIEPPPDLLQQLLQYTTQRMRNVSQTVAGIGEAALEEAVEYFASVSELLEEKLKVKRAAESRLMQLLSRIEMASLRKPGPEDSALFSEDSGIGAENESLAGSERRHRRGSGASTGTNRTTQSVSPVGHTSTNIRQGISRRKLASQISPSVSLSSLNSLGSICTIMANYHRDSLLGSVSLDYGEEDDNDDDKEMDRGMGDVGFRKRSNSSPVDREHPRRLPPKRIENPQNVEMTLKMKNAISGRIQFVPSQSASAKTKAVGSPKSSRRQWTEEEEQSPRRPQTTAPFRKAVVKKTPGVARDRRSQSAESLRSKGEDPTLLELERTQKDLNQRLQRMSKSKAGGNMKTAPSKQNQGTSPAQSPAINRKNPPLQKNGNPQPLDDEAGLTRRNSKKQEVGSDVEDDKLKDNKTSKGPIKATPPPSPPSSPRPSSGLYRGRNSVKRLIDTFSQGIEDLEGPKVLGPLKGVRKCGVPVLPGLGNVEAVLSMGITSCRPDTTSSEKTNDLDLDSLPPPPLEVLMDNSFESAQSLSTGVADEGATKVGKSPVLKRATVSQRLRASIQSVLPSKGGPPQASKGISLARADQQDTSAPSKVSLPDIQQEADPGKEKDSLYQQGRKTIHLRHSSDSQRSSTSYVAANSSASQEELADGQNGDNLSVPRSNTTMSTVPPSSAARSQPPPTPPMNRGRMLPSAPSTPSSQHRRLPSPHNFKRQPTPPSASPPVNRKLPSPPAVQGRLPSPPVSKQNIVNSNSPSSYPFKAPSPPASPKVQRWSRENSSEDLSSARMNSNARSVFCRASPSLFEAQPCQVPRPPQAWAATGVSFLSRTWGSRGRFPVSVQGPRPFVRRSQSDRRPSLNLPPRSPGISVAETCGSEPAIYQQGLDDEPTRDEELWESQSNLRATLRSASHPDLCVVGQSLHRD comes from the exons ATGGGCTGCTCACCATCCAAGGGTAACCAGTTTGGGATTCTGGGTCCCAATAGGAAGGGGAGAATGCTTCCCCCTGCACCTCCAGAAAGCCCCAGAGATCCCCATGAAGATGGAGAGAATCATAATTCAACTGGATCAACAGATGGGGATACAAAGGAGAGGAAGGCCGCCACACAAACCCAGGTATTACAGAAAGAGACTCATATGACACCACAAAAAAAGAGATCTGTGACTGAGCTCGTCCCTGACGCAGTAAACGTGGATAAACCGGGGAGTCAAGGAATGGACAACAACACAGTTTCacagagaaaagacaaaaatgttGACAAGCAGGAtgtgacagaaaaaaagcctggcagaaaacaaaagaaaaataccaGAGGTATTAAGGGgctaaaaaagaaagacaaggaCAAAGAAAAACCACCAGAACAGAAAGTGGACTTCCCTGAACCGTTGGTAAAAGCTCACCAAGCTGCCTATGCCTTTCTGAATCCCAGCATAAACAAATACGATGTTTTACTAGGACTTTTGGAACAAGCAACCCAAACACAGGTTTCTGTGCAGACTATGGTGGCTTTTATGGCTCTACGCTACGAGGAAATCATTCAGGGACTGGAGGAGATGGCAGACGAGGGAGAGAAAGTTTTAAAAGAAAATGGAGAACATCTTGCATGGCCAAGTCAAATGAAAAACCTCTCATCTTCTCCACCTTTGAAGTCTGGCTCTGCTAATATTGAGCCCCCACCGGATTTGTTGCAGCAGCTGCTTCAGTACACCACACAGAGAATGCGAAATGTGAGCCAGACTGTTGCCGGAATTGGGGAGGCTGCTTTGGAGGAGGCAGTGGAGTACTTTGCCTCTGTCTCAGAGCTTTTAGAGGAGAAACTGAAAGTCAAACGTGCAGCAGAGAGTAGGCTAATGCAACTCCTGTCTCGCATTGAAATGGCCTCTCTGCGCAAGCCTGGACCAGAGGATTCTGCTCTTTTCAGTGAGGACAGTGGTATTGGGGCTGAGAATGAATCCCTTGCTGGATCTGAAAGACGCCATAGACGAGGAAGTGGTGCGTCCACTGGGACAAATAGAACTACTCAGTCTGTCAGTCCTGTGGGACACACCTCCACGAACATTAGGCAAGGAATATCAAGGCGAAAGCTTGCAAGTCAAATAAGTCCAAGTGTTTCCCTCTCCTCACTCAACTCATTAGGCTCTATATGTACCATAATGGCTAATTACCACAGAGACTCATTGCTAGGCTCAGTCTCCTTAGATTATGGGGAGGAAGACgacaatgatgatgataaggAGATGGATAGAGGAATGGGAGATGTAGGGTTTAGAAAGCGATCAAATTCTTCACCTGTAGACCGAGAACACCCACGCCGCCTACCCCCAAAGCGCATAGAGAATCCTCAAAATGTCGAAATGACTCtcaaaatgaaaaatgctaTAAGTGGTAGGATACAGTTTGTCCCATCACAGAGTGCTAGTGCCAAAACAAAGGCAGTTGGCAGCCCAAAAAGCAGTAGACGCCAgtggacggaggaggaggaacaatCTCCGAGGAGGCCTCAAACAACAGCACCTTTTCGGAAGGCAGTGGTAAAAAAGACCCCGGGGGTGGCTAGAGATCGACGTTCCCAGTCAGCAGAATCCCTGCGGAGCAAAGGTGAAGATCCTACTCTGCTTGAACTAGAAAGGACCCAGAAGGATTTAAACCAGCGGTTGCAGAGGATGAGTAAAAGCAAGGCAGGTGGAAACATGAAGACCGCTCCATCAAAACAAAATCAAGGAACGTCACCGGCACAATCTCCAGCAATAAATCGCAAAAATCCCCCATTACAGAAGAACGGCAATCCCCAACCACTTGATGATGAAGCAGGCCTTACAAGGCGCAACAGTAAAAAACAGGAGGTAGGCAGTGATGTGGAAGATGATAAACTGAAGGACAATAAAACATCCAAGGGTCCTATAAAAGCCACCCCACCCCCTAGCCCTCCTTCATCACCACGACCATCTTCAGGCCTTTACAGAGGTAGGAATTCAGTCAAAAGACTGATTGATACCTTCAGTCAAGGAATAGAGGATCTAGAAGGTCCTAAAGTTCTGGGGCCTCTCAAAGGAGTACGGAAGTGTGGCGTTCCTGTGTTACCTGGTTTAGGGAATGTAGAAGCTGTGCTTAGTATGGGGATAACAAGCTGTAGACCTGACACCACTTCCTCTGAGAAAACCAATGATTTAGATCTGGATAGTCTTCCGCCACCTCCACTAGAGGTATTAATGGATAATTCCTTTGAAAGTGCCCAGAGTCTTTCAACTGGTGTAGCAGATGAAGGGGCTACAAAAGTTGGAAAGTCGCCTGTATTAAAAAGGGCTACAGTATCGCAACGACTGAGAGCCTCAATTCAGTCAGTGCTGCCAAGTAAAGGAGGCCCTCCACAAGCTTCCAAGGGTATTTCCCTTGCTAGAGCGGATCAACAAGACACATCTGCTCCGTCAAAAGTCAGTCTGCCAGATATCCAACAAGAGGCAGACCCAGGAAAGGAAAAGGACTCCTTGTACCAGCAAGGCAGAAAGACCATACACCTACGACACTCTTCAGACTCGCAGAGATCGTCAACAAGTTATGTAGCAGCAAATTCATCTGCCAGTCAAGAAGAATTAGCTGACGGACAAAATGGTGACAATCTTTCAGTGCCTCGATCTAACACAACAATGTCTACAGTGCCTCCTTCTTCAGCGGCCAGGAGTCAACCACCTCCCACGCCACCCATGAATAGGGGTCGAATGTTACCCTCAGCACCTTCTACACCAAGCAGTCAACATCGAAGACTTCCCAGTCCCCATAACTTCAAAAGGCAACCTACTCCACCCTCAGCTAGCCCCCCTGTTAACAGGAAACTCCCCTCACCACCAGCAGTTCAGGGGAGGCTCCCCAGCCCACCTGTCAGCAAGCAGAATATTGTGAACTCAAATTCACCCTCCTCCTATCCTTTCAAAGCACCGTCTCCACCAGCCTCGCCAAAAGTACAAAGATGGTCAAGAGAGAACAGCAGTGAGGACTTATCTAGCGCTCGGATGAACAGTAATGCACGTTCAGTCTTCTGCCGTGCGTCCCCATCTCTGTTTGAGGCCCAGCCTTGTCAAGTTCCTCGACCCCCACAAGCATGGGCCGCTACCGGGGTCTCTTTTCTCTCACGTACTTGGGGGAGTCGTGGGAGGTTTCCTGTATCCGTTCAAGGACCTCGGCCCTTCGTCCGACGTAGCCAATCAGACCGAAGGCCAAGTCTAAATCTGCCACCAAGATCGCCAGGCATCTCAGTGGCTGAGACTTGTGGGAGTGAGCCAGCAATATACCAACAGGG GCTGGACGATGAACCAACCAGAGATGAAGAATTATGGGAGAGCCAATCAAACCTCAGGGCTACACTACGCTCTGCATCACACCCGGACCTGTGTGTTGTTGGACAGTCCTTGCACAGAGACTAA